The Benincasa hispida cultivar B227 chromosome 9, ASM972705v1, whole genome shotgun sequence genome has a segment encoding these proteins:
- the LOC120084672 gene encoding secreted RxLR effector protein 161-like: MSSTSYSLSQKKYASDLLVHSSITDFAIAPTPLDPNVHLTPFGGFLLENGSIYCQLVGSLVYLTVTRLNITYAAHIVSQFMATPWTIHFIVFLHILRYVNGILEHGLQFSSQSSLVISSYSDANWPGEPTDTRSTSGYCFYLDDSFISWWSKKQSVVSRSSTESEYRALADATLKLLWLRWLLADMEVS, translated from the coding sequence ATGAGCTCTACTAGTTACTCGTTGTCTCAAAAGAAATATGCCTCCGACTTATTGGTGCACTCAAGCATCACTGACTTTGCTATAGCCCCAACACCACTCGATCCCAATGTTCACTTGACTCCATTTGGTGGATTTCTCCTTGAAAATGGCAGTATCTACTGTCAACTTGTTGGTAGCCTTGTTTATCTGACAGTAACTCGTCTCAACATTACATATGCTGCTCACATTGTGAGTCAGTTCATGGCTACCCCTTGGACCattcattttattgtttttcttcaTATTCTTCGCTATGTCAATGGAATTCTGGAACATGGCCTTCAGTTCTCTTCTCAATCATCCTTGGTAATATCTAGCTACTCTGATGCCAATTGGCCTGGTGAGCCTACTGACACGCGTTCTACCTCAGGTTACTGTTTCTACCTCGATGACTCCTTTATTTCTTGGTGGAGTAAGAAACAGAGTGTTGTCTCTCGTTCTAGTACCGAATCTGAATATCGCGCCCTTGCTGATGCTACGTTAAAGCTACTGTGGCTCCGCTGGCTTCTTGCTGATATGGAAGTTTCTTAG
- the LOC120084673 gene encoding pectinesterase inhibitor-like: MANSIILTASSLLPFVLSLLFFHHVVPMHAASQNNVVSIICQRTGNPPFCSNLLKSARTTDLKGLATFTLNLARTNATKSRALAQFLALKAADPKLKERYASCAEHYDDAAGDLDDAKNYLATGDYNGVNIQASGAMTETDDCQDNFTQSPMDGSGLSKNGKALEDICSIILVIANILLGRV, encoded by the coding sequence ATGGCAAATTCCATTATTCTCACAGCCTCTTCTCTTCTACCTTTCGTTCTTTCACTTCTCTTCTTCCATCATGTCGTTCCCATGCATGCAGCTTCCCAAAACAACGTCGTTTCCATCATCTGCCAAAGAACTGGAAACCCTCCTTTTTGCTCCAACCTCTTGAAATCTGCTCGTACCACAGACCTGAAAGGGCTAGCCACTTTCACCCTCAACCTCGCCCGCACCAATGCTACGAAAAGTCGAGCCCTTGCCCAGTTCCTAGCATTGAAGGCAGCCGACCCGAAGCTCAAGGAGCGCTATGCCTCCTGTGCCGAGCACTACGATGATGCTGCCGGTGACCTCGACGATGCGAAGAACTATTTGGCCACAGGTGATTACAATGGCGTTAATATTCAGGCTTCCGGAGCCATGACCGAGACCGACGATTGTCAGGATAACTTCACGCAATCACCGATGGACGGATCGGGGCTGTCCAAAAATGGCAAGGCTCTGGAAGATATTTGTAGTATTATCTTGGTTATAGCCAATATTCTCCTTGGGCGTGTCTAA